One window from the genome of Diospyros lotus cultivar Yz01 chromosome 11, ASM1463336v1, whole genome shotgun sequence encodes:
- the LOC127812766 gene encoding uncharacterized protein LOC127812766 produces MAPRRDVTHNQADVNLEAPLQGENPPHPANPMPDDRLTRLENQNEQHRPHVPSQRAEHQSSSPTREPRQSGQSSQEIHHSEAAGSTSSPSREEGTSQERRLRFLDRFNEEALSIDEFNQRIAMVALQNGLRAGPFAQSLAKTPPRTFTEALTRANKYINAEEVIKVKRAEHPDKKEREKEKKKPMVEQKTDYRPFRALDCPGFGGARGSPVRYTPFNASRAEILLALEDKNYLRRPPPLKSPPNTQSKKKYYRFDHGHETEDCIQLKEEIQELINRAKSNTAPEKRKTARQGRRTEVYLVHVGGGNSSRVSLNCSQERGNEKVVITFSEEDLPGYPNYSDLLVITAPVREWEMRRILVDPSSFLEILYKRGFLGVGFTLDQLRPVRVPLVGFDGMVIHFKGLIRLPLTVGSGSHKSQVTLDFLVADVPSAYNMILGRSGLSALRAISSTYPMVLKFPTPGGIGKVRGDQRQARDCYVASLSATIAKGSESNSRLNQDAVPQDS; encoded by the exons ATGGCTCCCAGAAGAGATGTGACTCATAACCAGGCTGATGTCAATCTAGAGGCCCCACTGCAAGGGGAGAATCCTCCACATCCGGCCAATCCAATGCCGGATGATCGACTCACCAGGCTGGAGAATCAG AATGAGCAACATCGTCCACACGTGCCCTCTCAGAGGGCAGAGCACCAGTCGTCTTCTCCTACTCGGGAACCTCGTCAATCCGGCCAGTCGAGCCAGGAAATCCACCATTCTGAGGCGGCAGGATCTACTTCTTCCCCCTCACGAGAAGAAGGGACTTCGCAGGAGAGACGATTGCGTTTCCTAGATAG GTTCAATGAGGAGGCGTTGAGCATTGACGAGTTCAATCAACGGATCGCAATGGTGGCACTCCAGAATGGCTTGAGGGCTGGACCATTCGCTCAGTCCTTGGCTaagactccacctcgtactttcacagaaGCCCTTACACGGGCTAACAAGTACATCAATGCTGAAGAGGTGATAAAGGTGAAGAGGGCTGAACATCCtgataagaaagaaagagagaaggagaagaaaaagccgATGGTGGAACAGAAGACGGACTACCGCCCCTTCCGAGCTCTAGATTGTCCGGGTTTTGGGGGTGCACGGGGAAGCCCGGTGAGATACACTCCCTTCAATGCTAGTCGAGCAGAGATACTCTTGGCACTGGAGGACAAGAATTACTTGCGACGTCCTCCCCCACTGAAGTCTCCACCTAACACTCAAAGCAAAAAGAAGTATTATCGCTTCGACCACGGCCACGAGACAGAGGACTGCATCCAATTGAAAGAAGAGATACAAGAGCTTATCAACCGGG CAAAGTCGAACACCGCCCCGGAGAAAAGGAAAACAGCCCGCCAAGGAAGGAGGACAGAAGTTTATCTTGTACACGTTGGCGGTGGGAATAGTTCCAGGGTCTCACTCAATTGCTCCCAAGAGCGTGGTAATGAGAAGGTGGTCATCACATTCTCCGAAGAGGACCTTCCGGGCTACCCCAACTATTCAGATCTGTTGGTGATCACTGCTCCAGTAAGAGAGTGGGAGATGAGGCGAATCCTCGTAGACCCGAGTAGCTTTTTGGAGATTCTTTACAAGAGAGGGTTCCTAGGGGTGGGGTTCACTCTTGATCAACTGAGGCCAGTCCGTGTCCCATTAGTGGGTTTTGATGGAATGGTGATTCATTTCAAGGGGTTGATCCGGCTACCCCTGACGGTCGGTAGTGGCTCTCATAAATCCCAAGTGACATTGGATTTTTTGGTTGCTGATGTGCCCTCGGCATACAATATGATCCTTGGAAGGTCTGGGCTTAGTGCTCTGAGGGCGATATCGAGCACGTATCCCATGGTGTTGAAATTCCCTACTCCGGGAGGGATTggcaaggtaagaggagaccaACGGCAAGCTAGGGATTGCTATGTAGCCTCTTTGAGTGCCACTATTGCCAAGGGGTCAGAGTCAAACTCAAGATTGAACCAGGATGCTGTCCCTCAAGACAGTTAG